Proteins from a genomic interval of Pogoniulus pusillus isolate bPogPus1 chromosome 42, bPogPus1.pri, whole genome shotgun sequence:
- the LOC135192543 gene encoding actin filament-associated protein 1-like 2 isoform X2 has product MIMRCLAPSAGTPHGRASPGTRAVDGTGGRGCECHSASALSLPRGSKVLGTSAPPPGDDCYEDAEALGSSRCPASGGADSDSSHYESYEEDEDGMKDRAHYLSPEAEPPGRPQAQLCGFLWRRRWLGQWAKQLFIIRQHVLLCFRCATDPHPLLELDLRGCRVTYKAKRGKKMPHALKVTGTVGETLVIGFQSGQQAEDWRKVIEEVSSDAPSGLAAISVSVPPSSRLSRVSCSSSGVAKAARCQLSEEKEEQGCSQRSPSRRPRLEEDAKGGLLAVRLRGQWQRLWCAVRHGALHMFPEPGSAQRPACAQRPACALRLEGCQVSPGVASSSPTQHLRIHITQRGRELALLQTRSDEEREAWLKTLRARRGGEPPGDKTPEEHPKLGDASSCPAAGGLLLRRVPTPNAYMDDPFGQPPAAEGPKRLYSNMERLQQLQQSLDRAVRGQRQRPVSAVPGGAHNSALGRGLCWQGAPQGRAASPQQAGWSQELRSRDVSQSQHTLALPEKKGARDGLDGLIGRTSEGLCPCPSSQRGQEVPGLGSAPIALAGKRAFPRLEEKVEPLERTCPVSGRLKAGSEMNLLAIGKSLKGHTTATSSSQGSFPAPLLKRTASARSAPRPPPSPVLVERGSVLQRRKEWEMKSVM; this is encoded by the exons ATGATCATGCGCTGCCTGGCACCCTCCGCAGGGACCCCGCACGGACGAGCCAGCCCGG GAACCAGGGCAGTGGATGGGACAGGAGGGAGAGGCTGTGAGTGCCACTCAGCCAGCGCCCTGAGCCTGCCCCGAGGg AGCAAGGTGCTGGGCACCTCAGCGCCCCCACCAGGCGATGACTGCTATGAAGACGCCGAAGCCCTCGGCTCCAGCAGGTGCCCTGCCTCTG GGGGTGCCGACAGCGACAGCAGCCACTACGAGTCCTAcgaggaggatgaggatgggatGAAGGACCGTGCCCACTACCTCAGCCCCGAGGCCGAGCCCCCCGGGCGcccccaggctcagctttgcGGCTTCCTCTGGAGGAGGCGCTGGCTGGGGCAGTGGGCAAAGCAGCTCTTCATCATCCGCCAGCAtgtgctgctg TGCTTCAGGTGTGCCACCGACCCGCACCcgctgctggagctggaccTGCGCGGCTGCAGGGTCACCTACAAGGCCAAGCGTGGCAAGAAGATGCCCCACGCCCTGAAGGTGACAGGCACAGTGGGTGAGACCCTGGTCATCGGCTTCCAGAgcgggcagcaggctgaggactggaggaag GTGATTGAAGAGGTCAGCAGCGATGCCCCGAGCGGGCTGGCAGCCATCAGCGTCTCggtgccaccctcctccaggctcagcagggtGAGCTGCTCGTCCTCAGGCGTGGCAAAG GCTGCCAGGTGCCAACTCAgcgaggagaaggaggagcagggctgctcccagcgGAGCCCTTCCCGCAGGCCCCGGCTTGAAGAGGATGCTAAAGGAG GTCTCCTGGCAGTGCGGCTGCGGGGGCAGTGGCAGCGGCTGTGGTGTGCGGTGAGACACGGAGCCCTGCACATGTTCCCcgagcctggcagtgcccagcgcCCCGCCTGTGCCCAGCGCCCCGCCTGTGCCCTCAGGCTGGAGGGCTGCCAGGTCTCCCCAGGGGTGGCCTCCAGCTCCCCCACTCAGCATCTCCGCATCCACATCACCCAGCGGGGCCGGGagcttgccctgctgcag ACCCGCTCAGACGAGGAGAGGGAAGCTTGGCTGAAGACCTTGAGGgccaggagaggaggggagccTCCCGGTGACAAGACCCCCGAGGAGCACCCCaagctgggtgatgccagcagctgccctgctgcagg TGGGCTCCTGCTGCGCCGTGTCCCCACCCCCAACGCCTACATGGATGACCCCTTCGGGCAGCCCCCCGCAGCCGAGGGCCCCAAGCGCCTCTACTCCAACATGGAGCGGCTGCAGCAGTTG cagcagagcttggaCCGAGCGGTGCGAGGGCAGCGCCAGAGACCTGTGTCTGCAGTGCCCGGCGGTGCCCACAacagtgccctgggcagaggtTTGTGCTGGCAGGGAG ctccccagggcagggctgccagcccgcagcaggcaggctggagccaggagctCCGGAGCAGGGATGTGTCCCAGTCCCAGCacaccctggcactgcctgagaAGAAGGGAGCCCGGGATGGGCTGGATGGCCTCATCGGTAGGACCTCAGAGGGGCTCTGCCCTTGCCCGAGCAGCCAgagggggcaggaggtgccagggctcGGCAGTGCCCCCATTGCCCTCGCAGGGAAAAGAGCTTttcccaggctggaggagaaggtggagCCGCTGGAGAGGACCTGCCCCGTGTCGGGCAGGCTGAAAGCTGGCTCGGAGATGAACCTGCTGGCCATCGGCAAGTCACTGAAGGGCCacaccactgccaccagcagctctcag GGCTCATTCCCGGCACCGCTGCTGAAGCGCACAGCGTCGGCGAGGAGCGCCCCGAGGCCACCTCCTTCCCcggtgctggtggagagggggagtgtgctgcagaggagaaag GAATGGGAGATGAAGTCTGTGATGTGA
- the FHIP2B gene encoding FHF complex subunit HOOK-interacting protein 2B isoform X3, producing the protein MLSRLGALLQQAVETREPSLDLLEAFTEHWKGVTGYYLEATDESTPARQTDIPWHLRQMLDILVHEEKQHPAGEAGPCLEYLLQHKVLETLSTLGKAEYPPGMRQQVLLFFSRVLGQVQLPLLHYLNVHRPVQKLLQLSGHQLGGTEKEELQFTAVLCAKIKQEPSLLPYILEGKSILDGRRTQEVPTSPVEGGMEHAQATATSNPRAEPSPAGRDNNLVTSLVGLCKSKKSRVALKAQENLLLLVGLAQEAAAACLVRSSNLCQLLTEHLCDLYSTVPPCTHPTDILSMERTSWRSQGDGASAEDFPGKETLAAFFCWLDYLDELVMGAHLVVADAISGAVEEKFFQGILQPQLLQMSELDVLHATALLTGTVRQIRAPSLLHHLILFLLGPDQHPESPGDCPHPLRTQLIARCNHISDEISLASLRLFEELLKKPHEHVARSLALRNLETRGYLQHSPPLPEERGPPEADPEEDGLDLEEDPYFTDGYPGASFGVVKRIPMGTGRGHVSEVVSSFLCLVPEEAKTSWCMEEGGYDTYIHDALAMVQACGAKAAPWGWPSAPRPLDACQQEGTFYEGHFLKMLFDRMSQILDQVIGDLMQRLQRVPQFRAKLLLVRRQLMGVVPGEQLDHSRLLQGVVVLEEFCKELAAIALVKGPPEGPP; encoded by the exons ATGCTCAGCCGTTTgggtgctctgctgcagcaagcgGTGGAGACG CGGgagcccagcctggatctgctggaagcCTTCACGGAGCACTGGAAAGGAGTCACTGGGTACTACCTGGAGGCTACTg ACGAGAGCACCCCAGCCAGGCAGACAgacatcccctggcacctcAGGCAGATGCTGGACATCCTGGTCCACGAGGAGAAGCAGCACCCAGCGGGCGAGGCTGGGCCCTGCCTGGAGTacctcctgcagcacaaggTCCTGGAGACCCTCAGCACGCTGGGcaaggcagag TACCCCCCCGGGATGAGGCAGCaggtcctcctcttcttcagcagggtgctggggcaggtgcaGCTCCCACTCCTGCACTACCTCAACGTGCACAGACCAGTGCAG aagctgctgcagctcagcggGCACCAGCTGGGGGGCACCGagaaggaggagctgcagttcacagctgtgctctgtgccaagATCAAGCAggagccctccctgctgccctacATCCTGGAG ggCAAGAGCATCCTGGATGGGAGAAGGACCCAGGAAGTGCCAACCAGCCCCGTGGAAGGTGGCATGGAGCATGCCCaggccactgccaccagcaaccccagggctgagccctccccagcaggcagggacaACAACTTGGTCACCTCCTTGGTGGGGCTGTGCAAGAGCAAG aaGAGCAGGGTTGCCCTGAAGGCTCAGGAGAACCTACTCTTGCTCGTGGGGCTtgcccaggaggcagctgctgcctgcctggtgcggagcagcaacctgtgccagctgctgacaGAGCACCTCTGTGACCTCTACAGCACTGTGCCCCCCTGCACCCACCCCACTGACATCCTCTCCATGGAGAGGACCAGCTGGAG GTCACAGGGCGATGGTGCCAGCGCTGAGGACTTCCCAGGGAAGGAGACCCTGGCTgccttcttctgctggctggACTACCTGGATGAGCTGGTGATGGGTGCCCACCTG GTCGTGGCAGATGCCATCAGTGGCGCCGTGGAGGAGAAGTTCTTCCAGGGcatcctgcagccacagctgctgcagat GTCTGAGCTTGATGTCCTGcatgccacagccctgctgactggcacagtgaggcagatccgtgccccctccctgctccaccacctcatcctcttcctcctgggGCCAGACCAGCACCCTGAGAGCCCAGGGGACTGCCCCCACCCTCTACGTACCCAACTCATCGCCCGCTGCAACCACATCTCTGACGAG atcagcctggccagcctGAGGCTCTTTGAGGAGCTCCTGAAGAAACCCCACGAGCATGTGGCACGGAGCCTGGCACTGAGGAACCTGGAGACAAGAGGctacctgcagcacagcccccccCTGCCCGAGGAGCGTGGCCCCCCCGAGGCAGACCCCGAGGAGGATGGGCT GGACCTGGAGGAGGATCCATATTTCACCGATGGGTACCCAGGTGCCAGCTTTGGGGTGGTGAAGAGGATTCCCATGGGCACTGGCAGGGGACATGTGAGCGAGGTGGTGAGCAG cttcctctgcctggtCCCTGAGGAGGCCAAGACCTCTTGGTGCATGGAGGAAGGAGGTTATGACACCTACATCCACGATGCCCTGGCcatg gtccAGGCATGTGGTGCCAAGGCAGCCCCATGGGGGTGGCCCTCAGCCCCCCGACCCCTCGATGCCTGTCAGCAGGAAGGGACATTTTATGAGGGTCACTTCCTGAAGATGCTGTTTGACAGAATGAGCCAGATCCTGGACCAG GTGATCGGGGACCTGATGCAGCGGCTCCAGCGAGTGCCCCAGTTCAGGGCCAAGCTGCTCCTGGTGCGGCGCCAGCTGATGGGGGTGGTGCCCGGGGAGCA GCTGGACCATTCGAGGCTCTTGCagggggtggtggtgctggaggagTTCTGCAAGGAGTTGGCTGCCATTGCCCTGGTGAAAGGACCCCCGGAGGGCCCCCCCTGA
- the FHIP2B gene encoding FHF complex subunit HOOK-interacting protein 2B isoform X2 yields the protein MLSRLGALLQQAVETREPSLDLLEAFTEHWKGVTGYYLEATDESTPARQTDIPWHLRQMLDILVHEEKQHPAGEAGPCLEYLLQHKVLETLSTLGKAEYPPGMRQQVLLFFSRVLGQVQLPLLHYLNVHRPVQLLQLSGHQLGGTEKEELQFTAVLCAKIKQEPSLLPYILEGKSILDGRRTQEVPTSPVEGGMEHAQATATSNPRAEPSPAGRDNNLVTSLVGLCKSKKSRVALKAQENLLLLVGLAQEAAAACLVRSSNLCQLLTEHLCDLYSTVPPCTHPTDILSMERTSWRSQGDGASAEDFPGKETLAAFFCWLDYLDELVMGAHLVVADAISGAVEEKFFQGILQPQLLQMSELDVLHATALLTGTVRQIRAPSLLHHLILFLLGPDQHPESPGDCPHPLRTQLIARCNHISDEISLASLRLFEELLKKPHEHVARSLALRNLETRGYLQHSPPLPEERGPPEADPEEDGLDLEEDPYFTDGYPGASFGVVKRIPMGTGRGHVSEVVSSFLCLVPEEAKTSWCMEEGGYDTYIHDALAMVQACGAKAAPWGWPSAPRPLDACQQEGTFYEGHFLKMLFDRMSQILDQPYSLNLQLTSVLSLLATFPHPHLHEYLLDPYLSLAPGCRSLFSVLVRVIGDLMQRLQRVPQFRAKLLLVRRQLMGVVPGEQLDHSRLLQGVVVLEEFCKELAAIALVKGPPEGPP from the exons ATGCTCAGCCGTTTgggtgctctgctgcagcaagcgGTGGAGACG CGGgagcccagcctggatctgctggaagcCTTCACGGAGCACTGGAAAGGAGTCACTGGGTACTACCTGGAGGCTACTg ACGAGAGCACCCCAGCCAGGCAGACAgacatcccctggcacctcAGGCAGATGCTGGACATCCTGGTCCACGAGGAGAAGCAGCACCCAGCGGGCGAGGCTGGGCCCTGCCTGGAGTacctcctgcagcacaaggTCCTGGAGACCCTCAGCACGCTGGGcaaggcagag TACCCCCCCGGGATGAGGCAGCaggtcctcctcttcttcagcagggtgctggggcaggtgcaGCTCCCACTCCTGCACTACCTCAACGTGCACAGACCAGTGCAG ctgctgcagctcagcggGCACCAGCTGGGGGGCACCGagaaggaggagctgcagttcacagctgtgctctgtgccaagATCAAGCAggagccctccctgctgccctacATCCTGGAG ggCAAGAGCATCCTGGATGGGAGAAGGACCCAGGAAGTGCCAACCAGCCCCGTGGAAGGTGGCATGGAGCATGCCCaggccactgccaccagcaaccccagggctgagccctccccagcaggcagggacaACAACTTGGTCACCTCCTTGGTGGGGCTGTGCAAGAGCAAG aaGAGCAGGGTTGCCCTGAAGGCTCAGGAGAACCTACTCTTGCTCGTGGGGCTtgcccaggaggcagctgctgcctgcctggtgcggagcagcaacctgtgccagctgctgacaGAGCACCTCTGTGACCTCTACAGCACTGTGCCCCCCTGCACCCACCCCACTGACATCCTCTCCATGGAGAGGACCAGCTGGAG GTCACAGGGCGATGGTGCCAGCGCTGAGGACTTCCCAGGGAAGGAGACCCTGGCTgccttcttctgctggctggACTACCTGGATGAGCTGGTGATGGGTGCCCACCTG GTCGTGGCAGATGCCATCAGTGGCGCCGTGGAGGAGAAGTTCTTCCAGGGcatcctgcagccacagctgctgcagat GTCTGAGCTTGATGTCCTGcatgccacagccctgctgactggcacagtgaggcagatccgtgccccctccctgctccaccacctcatcctcttcctcctgggGCCAGACCAGCACCCTGAGAGCCCAGGGGACTGCCCCCACCCTCTACGTACCCAACTCATCGCCCGCTGCAACCACATCTCTGACGAG atcagcctggccagcctGAGGCTCTTTGAGGAGCTCCTGAAGAAACCCCACGAGCATGTGGCACGGAGCCTGGCACTGAGGAACCTGGAGACAAGAGGctacctgcagcacagcccccccCTGCCCGAGGAGCGTGGCCCCCCCGAGGCAGACCCCGAGGAGGATGGGCT GGACCTGGAGGAGGATCCATATTTCACCGATGGGTACCCAGGTGCCAGCTTTGGGGTGGTGAAGAGGATTCCCATGGGCACTGGCAGGGGACATGTGAGCGAGGTGGTGAGCAG cttcctctgcctggtCCCTGAGGAGGCCAAGACCTCTTGGTGCATGGAGGAAGGAGGTTATGACACCTACATCCACGATGCCCTGGCcatg gtccAGGCATGTGGTGCCAAGGCAGCCCCATGGGGGTGGCCCTCAGCCCCCCGACCCCTCGATGCCTGTCAGCAGGAAGGGACATTTTATGAGGGTCACTTCCTGAAGATGCTGTTTGACAGAATGAGCCAGATCCTGGACCAG CCCTACAGCCTGAACCTGCAGCTGACCTCGGTGCtgtccctcttggccaccttcccccacccccacctgcaCGAGTACCTCCTGGACCCCTACCTCAGCCTGGCCCCCGGCTGCCGCTCGCTCTTCTCCGTCCTGGTCAGG GTGATCGGGGACCTGATGCAGCGGCTCCAGCGAGTGCCCCAGTTCAGGGCCAAGCTGCTCCTGGTGCGGCGCCAGCTGATGGGGGTGGTGCCCGGGGAGCA GCTGGACCATTCGAGGCTCTTGCagggggtggtggtgctggaggagTTCTGCAAGGAGTTGGCTGCCATTGCCCTGGTGAAAGGACCCCCGGAGGGCCCCCCCTGA
- the LOC135192543 gene encoding actin filament-associated protein 1-like 2 isoform X1, translating to MARQRDLDRLLSDLRSFLLILDRESLSTAARAKKKSVAELLSRLQSPSSEDAEYMIMRCLAPSAGTPHGRASPGTRAVDGTGGRGCECHSASALSLPRGSKVLGTSAPPPGDDCYEDAEALGSSRCPASGGADSDSSHYESYEEDEDGMKDRAHYLSPEAEPPGRPQAQLCGFLWRRRWLGQWAKQLFIIRQHVLLCFRCATDPHPLLELDLRGCRVTYKAKRGKKMPHALKVTGTVGETLVIGFQSGQQAEDWRKVIEEVSSDAPSGLAAISVSVPPSSRLSRVSCSSSGVAKAARCQLSEEKEEQGCSQRSPSRRPRLEEDAKGGLLAVRLRGQWQRLWCAVRHGALHMFPEPGSAQRPACAQRPACALRLEGCQVSPGVASSSPTQHLRIHITQRGRELALLQTRSDEEREAWLKTLRARRGGEPPGDKTPEEHPKLGDASSCPAAGGLLLRRVPTPNAYMDDPFGQPPAAEGPKRLYSNMERLQQLQQSLDRAVRGQRQRPVSAVPGGAHNSALGRGLCWQGAPQGRAASPQQAGWSQELRSRDVSQSQHTLALPEKKGARDGLDGLIGRTSEGLCPCPSSQRGQEVPGLGSAPIALAGKRAFPRLEEKVEPLERTCPVSGRLKAGSEMNLLAIGKSLKGHTTATSSSQGSFPAPLLKRTASARSAPRPPPSPVLVERGSVLQRRKEWEMKSVM from the exons ATGGCCCGGCAGAGAG acctggacaggctgctgtCGGATCTCAGATCCTTCCTGCTCATCCTGGACCGGGAGAGCCTCAGCACCGCAGCTCGGGCCAAGAAGAAGTCGGTGGCTGAGCTCCTGTCCCGGCTGCAGAGCCCCTCGT CAGAGGACGCAGAGTACATGATCATGCGCTGCCTGGCACCCTCCGCAGGGACCCCGCACGGACGAGCCAGCCCGG GAACCAGGGCAGTGGATGGGACAGGAGGGAGAGGCTGTGAGTGCCACTCAGCCAGCGCCCTGAGCCTGCCCCGAGGg AGCAAGGTGCTGGGCACCTCAGCGCCCCCACCAGGCGATGACTGCTATGAAGACGCCGAAGCCCTCGGCTCCAGCAGGTGCCCTGCCTCTG GGGGTGCCGACAGCGACAGCAGCCACTACGAGTCCTAcgaggaggatgaggatgggatGAAGGACCGTGCCCACTACCTCAGCCCCGAGGCCGAGCCCCCCGGGCGcccccaggctcagctttgcGGCTTCCTCTGGAGGAGGCGCTGGCTGGGGCAGTGGGCAAAGCAGCTCTTCATCATCCGCCAGCAtgtgctgctg TGCTTCAGGTGTGCCACCGACCCGCACCcgctgctggagctggaccTGCGCGGCTGCAGGGTCACCTACAAGGCCAAGCGTGGCAAGAAGATGCCCCACGCCCTGAAGGTGACAGGCACAGTGGGTGAGACCCTGGTCATCGGCTTCCAGAgcgggcagcaggctgaggactggaggaag GTGATTGAAGAGGTCAGCAGCGATGCCCCGAGCGGGCTGGCAGCCATCAGCGTCTCggtgccaccctcctccaggctcagcagggtGAGCTGCTCGTCCTCAGGCGTGGCAAAG GCTGCCAGGTGCCAACTCAgcgaggagaaggaggagcagggctgctcccagcgGAGCCCTTCCCGCAGGCCCCGGCTTGAAGAGGATGCTAAAGGAG GTCTCCTGGCAGTGCGGCTGCGGGGGCAGTGGCAGCGGCTGTGGTGTGCGGTGAGACACGGAGCCCTGCACATGTTCCCcgagcctggcagtgcccagcgcCCCGCCTGTGCCCAGCGCCCCGCCTGTGCCCTCAGGCTGGAGGGCTGCCAGGTCTCCCCAGGGGTGGCCTCCAGCTCCCCCACTCAGCATCTCCGCATCCACATCACCCAGCGGGGCCGGGagcttgccctgctgcag ACCCGCTCAGACGAGGAGAGGGAAGCTTGGCTGAAGACCTTGAGGgccaggagaggaggggagccTCCCGGTGACAAGACCCCCGAGGAGCACCCCaagctgggtgatgccagcagctgccctgctgcagg TGGGCTCCTGCTGCGCCGTGTCCCCACCCCCAACGCCTACATGGATGACCCCTTCGGGCAGCCCCCCGCAGCCGAGGGCCCCAAGCGCCTCTACTCCAACATGGAGCGGCTGCAGCAGTTG cagcagagcttggaCCGAGCGGTGCGAGGGCAGCGCCAGAGACCTGTGTCTGCAGTGCCCGGCGGTGCCCACAacagtgccctgggcagaggtTTGTGCTGGCAGGGAG ctccccagggcagggctgccagcccgcagcaggcaggctggagccaggagctCCGGAGCAGGGATGTGTCCCAGTCCCAGCacaccctggcactgcctgagaAGAAGGGAGCCCGGGATGGGCTGGATGGCCTCATCGGTAGGACCTCAGAGGGGCTCTGCCCTTGCCCGAGCAGCCAgagggggcaggaggtgccagggctcGGCAGTGCCCCCATTGCCCTCGCAGGGAAAAGAGCTTttcccaggctggaggagaaggtggagCCGCTGGAGAGGACCTGCCCCGTGTCGGGCAGGCTGAAAGCTGGCTCGGAGATGAACCTGCTGGCCATCGGCAAGTCACTGAAGGGCCacaccactgccaccagcagctctcag GGCTCATTCCCGGCACCGCTGCTGAAGCGCACAGCGTCGGCGAGGAGCGCCCCGAGGCCACCTCCTTCCCcggtgctggtggagagggggagtgtgctgcagaggagaaag GAATGGGAGATGAAGTCTGTGATGTGA
- the FHIP2B gene encoding FHF complex subunit HOOK-interacting protein 2B isoform X1, translating to MLSRLGALLQQAVETREPSLDLLEAFTEHWKGVTGYYLEATDESTPARQTDIPWHLRQMLDILVHEEKQHPAGEAGPCLEYLLQHKVLETLSTLGKAEYPPGMRQQVLLFFSRVLGQVQLPLLHYLNVHRPVQKLLQLSGHQLGGTEKEELQFTAVLCAKIKQEPSLLPYILEGKSILDGRRTQEVPTSPVEGGMEHAQATATSNPRAEPSPAGRDNNLVTSLVGLCKSKKSRVALKAQENLLLLVGLAQEAAAACLVRSSNLCQLLTEHLCDLYSTVPPCTHPTDILSMERTSWRSQGDGASAEDFPGKETLAAFFCWLDYLDELVMGAHLVVADAISGAVEEKFFQGILQPQLLQMSELDVLHATALLTGTVRQIRAPSLLHHLILFLLGPDQHPESPGDCPHPLRTQLIARCNHISDEISLASLRLFEELLKKPHEHVARSLALRNLETRGYLQHSPPLPEERGPPEADPEEDGLDLEEDPYFTDGYPGASFGVVKRIPMGTGRGHVSEVVSSFLCLVPEEAKTSWCMEEGGYDTYIHDALAMVQACGAKAAPWGWPSAPRPLDACQQEGTFYEGHFLKMLFDRMSQILDQPYSLNLQLTSVLSLLATFPHPHLHEYLLDPYLSLAPGCRSLFSVLVRVIGDLMQRLQRVPQFRAKLLLVRRQLMGVVPGEQLDHSRLLQGVVVLEEFCKELAAIALVKGPPEGPP from the exons ATGCTCAGCCGTTTgggtgctctgctgcagcaagcgGTGGAGACG CGGgagcccagcctggatctgctggaagcCTTCACGGAGCACTGGAAAGGAGTCACTGGGTACTACCTGGAGGCTACTg ACGAGAGCACCCCAGCCAGGCAGACAgacatcccctggcacctcAGGCAGATGCTGGACATCCTGGTCCACGAGGAGAAGCAGCACCCAGCGGGCGAGGCTGGGCCCTGCCTGGAGTacctcctgcagcacaaggTCCTGGAGACCCTCAGCACGCTGGGcaaggcagag TACCCCCCCGGGATGAGGCAGCaggtcctcctcttcttcagcagggtgctggggcaggtgcaGCTCCCACTCCTGCACTACCTCAACGTGCACAGACCAGTGCAG aagctgctgcagctcagcggGCACCAGCTGGGGGGCACCGagaaggaggagctgcagttcacagctgtgctctgtgccaagATCAAGCAggagccctccctgctgccctacATCCTGGAG ggCAAGAGCATCCTGGATGGGAGAAGGACCCAGGAAGTGCCAACCAGCCCCGTGGAAGGTGGCATGGAGCATGCCCaggccactgccaccagcaaccccagggctgagccctccccagcaggcagggacaACAACTTGGTCACCTCCTTGGTGGGGCTGTGCAAGAGCAAG aaGAGCAGGGTTGCCCTGAAGGCTCAGGAGAACCTACTCTTGCTCGTGGGGCTtgcccaggaggcagctgctgcctgcctggtgcggagcagcaacctgtgccagctgctgacaGAGCACCTCTGTGACCTCTACAGCACTGTGCCCCCCTGCACCCACCCCACTGACATCCTCTCCATGGAGAGGACCAGCTGGAG GTCACAGGGCGATGGTGCCAGCGCTGAGGACTTCCCAGGGAAGGAGACCCTGGCTgccttcttctgctggctggACTACCTGGATGAGCTGGTGATGGGTGCCCACCTG GTCGTGGCAGATGCCATCAGTGGCGCCGTGGAGGAGAAGTTCTTCCAGGGcatcctgcagccacagctgctgcagat GTCTGAGCTTGATGTCCTGcatgccacagccctgctgactggcacagtgaggcagatccgtgccccctccctgctccaccacctcatcctcttcctcctgggGCCAGACCAGCACCCTGAGAGCCCAGGGGACTGCCCCCACCCTCTACGTACCCAACTCATCGCCCGCTGCAACCACATCTCTGACGAG atcagcctggccagcctGAGGCTCTTTGAGGAGCTCCTGAAGAAACCCCACGAGCATGTGGCACGGAGCCTGGCACTGAGGAACCTGGAGACAAGAGGctacctgcagcacagcccccccCTGCCCGAGGAGCGTGGCCCCCCCGAGGCAGACCCCGAGGAGGATGGGCT GGACCTGGAGGAGGATCCATATTTCACCGATGGGTACCCAGGTGCCAGCTTTGGGGTGGTGAAGAGGATTCCCATGGGCACTGGCAGGGGACATGTGAGCGAGGTGGTGAGCAG cttcctctgcctggtCCCTGAGGAGGCCAAGACCTCTTGGTGCATGGAGGAAGGAGGTTATGACACCTACATCCACGATGCCCTGGCcatg gtccAGGCATGTGGTGCCAAGGCAGCCCCATGGGGGTGGCCCTCAGCCCCCCGACCCCTCGATGCCTGTCAGCAGGAAGGGACATTTTATGAGGGTCACTTCCTGAAGATGCTGTTTGACAGAATGAGCCAGATCCTGGACCAG CCCTACAGCCTGAACCTGCAGCTGACCTCGGTGCtgtccctcttggccaccttcccccacccccacctgcaCGAGTACCTCCTGGACCCCTACCTCAGCCTGGCCCCCGGCTGCCGCTCGCTCTTCTCCGTCCTGGTCAGG GTGATCGGGGACCTGATGCAGCGGCTCCAGCGAGTGCCCCAGTTCAGGGCCAAGCTGCTCCTGGTGCGGCGCCAGCTGATGGGGGTGGTGCCCGGGGAGCA GCTGGACCATTCGAGGCTCTTGCagggggtggtggtgctggaggagTTCTGCAAGGAGTTGGCTGCCATTGCCCTGGTGAAAGGACCCCCGGAGGGCCCCCCCTGA